From Alteromonas sp. BL110:
CCAGTTCAGCTTCAAAATTATCGTTAAATTTACGCGTTACAAATAGCTTTCGCGCTGCATTTTGTATATTCCTACGATAAGTTAGCCATTCACCCCCTGTGGAAATAAACTGTGTAGCATAAGTGTTTACAATTTGCTTTTGCTCACTAGTTAATTTTCCTACGCGTTCACTAATAGCCTCCTCAATGCGCTCTATACGATCTTCTAAGCGCTCTTCGTCAGACTTTTCTAGCGACTCTTTTCGCTCTTCTTCTTCCTCTTTGTTATCTTTCTCAAGGGCTGCAAAAAGCGTAACAACTTGTTCGTCATCAAGTGTTTTTGCTATTTCTGCTAATTCTGGGCTCACTTCATCTCGCACTCTTTCCCAATGAGCTCGTGCGCTTGCAAGATGTTCAAGGACAGCATTTGAATCTAAGCGCCTTTCTTTGATTTGTTGTTTAATATCGGTAAGTTGAGCTTGATAACGTTTAAGTTCAGAGGTTTTGTGCCAGCGTAGCCAGTTTTGAAGATAGTCATCAAATTTTTCTTCTTGCTCGTCTTTAAGTTCAATATAGTCGTCCAAGTACCAGTAAACCCACCAATCCAAGTTGTTATAAGCTAATTTCGAACTGCATGAAGCAAGAAACATCACAGAAACAAATACTAACAGTACACGCATAACTCATCCTTTTTTGTTAACTACGTTATTTGCTGTAAATCCGCTTATATTTAATTCCAATTAAAAAGCAGGCGTAAATGGTAAAGCGCTCGTGACATCGCGCTGGTTTATTATTTTCAGTTATTTAAATTCTTTACAACACACATGCGCACTTTACGTATTGATACCTTAACGTTACCTTAACTGTAATGCTGGTGAAAAGAAGGATTTTAATGTGTCAAAACGTGTCGCAATTTTAACCTCCGGTGGCGACGCACCGGGTATGAACGCATGTATCCGAGCTTCGATTATTGCGTGCCAGAAGGCTAACTACACGCTACTTGGCTATAAGCATGGTTACAATGGGCTGTTACAACAAGAGTACATTCCCCTATCACTCGACTCTACACACAACTTGATCCAACAAGGCGGTACCATTTTACACAGTGCAAGGTGCAAAGAGCTTAAGAGCCAAGAAGGTATTACAAAAGCAGCTAACAACTTGATGAAGGCAGAAATTGATACGCTTATTGTGATTGGCGGCGACGGCTCGTTTCGTGGTGCAGCTGAACTAGGGAAAGAATGGGACGGCCAAATATTAGGAATACCCGGCACGATAGATAACGACATTAGCGGAACGGATGCAACCATCGGCTATTTTACCGCTATAGACACTGCGATGAGTTCTATAGATAAAGTTCGAGATACTGCAGATGCATTCGAGCGTATATTCCTTATAGAAGTCATGGGCAGGAACGCAGGCTTTTTAGCTTTGAATGCTGCGCTTTCTTCTGCTGCTGACTATGTGGTTGTACCAGAGTTTTTCGAATCTGCTGACAAAGAGATAGAGAAGATTGTTACTCAAATAAAAGCCCAGCGCGCATTAAAAGGGCCGGTTAGTTTTATTGTTGTCGTTGCTGAAAACGTATGGCCAGATGGCTTAGCAGGGCTCACTGATGCACTGCAGAAGC
This genomic window contains:
- a CDS encoding ATP-dependent 6-phosphofructokinase, with the protein product MSKRVAILTSGGDAPGMNACIRASIIACQKANYTLLGYKHGYNGLLQQEYIPLSLDSTHNLIQQGGTILHSARCKELKSQEGITKAANNLMKAEIDTLIVIGGDGSFRGAAELGKEWDGQILGIPGTIDNDISGTDATIGYFTAIDTAMSSIDKVRDTADAFERIFLIEVMGRNAGFLALNAALSSAADYVVVPEFFESADKEIEKIVTQIKAQRALKGPVSFIVVVAENVWPDGLAGLTDALQKHNISDVRPVTLGHVQRGGSPVAQDRLLATTLGEFAISLVGSDITNIMVGEVNQRPVTIPLHKTWEDTKPLNEARVDAMRTLMNERYSGN
- a CDS encoding DUF6279 family lipoprotein; translated protein: MRVLLVFVSVMFLASCSSKLAYNNLDWWVYWYLDDYIELKDEQEEKFDDYLQNWLRWHKTSELKRYQAQLTDIKQQIKERRLDSNAVLEHLASARAHWERVRDEVSPELAEIAKTLDDEQVVTLFAALEKDNKEEEEERKESLEKSDEERLEDRIERIEEAISERVGKLTSEQKQIVNTYATQFISTGGEWLTYRRNIQNAARKLFVTRKFNDNFEAELVDLMQTPDSYKSDIYKQSSAHNMTVSATLISELFSTLTDEQRETLIENIDDLINTVENFKG